A single genomic interval of Terriglobia bacterium harbors:
- a CDS encoding glucosaminidase domain-containing protein codes for MTKEEFLAAATRAALACSRTSRFPPGITVAQAALESNWGQSRLSRDAHNYFGIKAHGDHARVAYPTLEHVNGRDVRVSAEFARYDSMEDCFADRDRLIATAQCYAGARACGGDPEAFARALAAHWATDSHYADKLLRVYRDNRLNELDSRSPDHPITGSPNSTTPDSSCKEQP; via the coding sequence ATGACCAAGGAAGAATTTCTGGCTGCCGCCACCCGCGCAGCCCTCGCCTGCTCTCGCACCAGCCGATTTCCGCCCGGGATCACTGTCGCGCAAGCAGCCCTGGAGAGCAACTGGGGACAGTCCCGGCTCAGCCGGGATGCCCACAACTACTTCGGCATCAAAGCGCACGGCGATCACGCGCGCGTCGCTTACCCGACGCTGGAACATGTGAACGGCCGCGATGTGCGCGTCAGCGCGGAATTCGCGCGCTACGACTCGATGGAAGATTGTTTTGCGGACCGCGACCGCCTCATCGCTACGGCGCAGTGCTACGCCGGAGCCCGCGCCTGCGGCGGCGATCCGGAAGCCTTCGCGCGTGCCCTGGCCGCTCACTGGGCCACGGACTCCCATTACGCGGACAAACTGCTGCGCGTGTACCGAGACAACCGCCTTAACGAACTTGATTCCAGATCGCCCGATCACCCGATCACCGGGTCACCCAATTCCACAACACCCGATTCTTCATGCAAGGAGCAACCATGA